Within Bdellovibrio bacteriovorus HD100, the genomic segment AATTCATCAAAAGGAAGATCACAAGAATAGAGAAAGCATCAATCAGTGCGGTCAACAATAGATCCGCAGCGATTTGCCTTTTCATTTTGGCGCCGCGCGGAGTGATCGTGGATTGCCCCTCGATCATCCCGGTCAGCACTGAATGTTTTAAAATTCCATCAGTAACCACAAAACCCCCACTATAATGGAGAAACGCCAAGATCTGTCATGCCGGTTTTCTTAAGCTTGTCCATCACGTCGATGATTTCCTCATACGCGGTGGAAGCTGTCGGCTGAATCAGTCCTGTGTTCAAAGATGGCTCGACCTGTTTTAAGTTGGTCAAAGCCTTTTCCAACCCTGCCCAGTTCACTTGTTTGCCCTCGTGAGCAACGCGAAACTTGCGCAAAGACGCCGGCACCAGAGAGCTTTGCTGCACCTCCAGATCCAGATCTCCGGTGGCGGTCATGCGAATCCAGACCAGGGGACTTTTCTTAGTGTCCTCCTGAGCCTGTCCGCCAACCGCCTGTTTCACGTTCATTGATCCGACGTTCAACCACACAGCGGTGATCAAAAGGAAACAGATCGATACCGACAGCAAGTCGATGAACGGAATAAGGTTGACCTCAAAATCCAGATGCTTCTTGGAGTGTTTCATAGAACCCCCTTAAAAATTAAGCATCCAGCTCAGCAGCGCGCTCGGATTTGGAAGTTTTGATGTTGTAGGAAGTCATTGGCTCGTAAGAGTAGCTCAACCAGTTGTAGACTTTCAAACCGGCTTGATTCAGGTCTTCTGCCAGACGATTCGCA encodes:
- a CDS encoding ExbD/TolR family protein, with the translated sequence MKHSKKHLDFEVNLIPFIDLLSVSICFLLITAVWLNVGSMNVKQAVGGQAQEDTKKSPLVWIRMTATGDLDLEVQQSSLVPASLRKFRVAHEGKQVNWAGLEKALTNLKQVEPSLNTGLIQPTASTAYEEIIDVMDKLKKTGMTDLGVSPL